Genomic segment of Seriola aureovittata isolate HTS-2021-v1 ecotype China chromosome 1, ASM2101889v1, whole genome shotgun sequence:
tggcaaataaactgcatttaCTACATGTACCTGTATCAGTAAAGGAGGctgaggaataactaaacataagacactcTGAACAAGAGAAAGCAGGAGAATGGGAGGGAGATTCTCCATATTTACattgataaaacacaaagatttgTTGTAAAATAACCCACTTTGTATTCATGACTCACATATACAAAAGGCACTATCCCAATCCCCACTCCTGCATCCATCTAATTTCCATTTAACATTGATCAATTGAGTAGTGTTACACACTTATCAGCAGGACTAATTTATTTATGAACCTGTCATTTGTAATCATTGATTAGGATGTTCTCAGTTAGGGAACTAATGATATGCAGAGGTAAAAGATTCCCTAATTATTGTGTTTTGTATAATTGAGGCTGTGCACTTCTGCAGGAGGGTTCAGAGGGGAGCTGACTGCTGCCCTGTCTGCCACACTCCCGGGCACGCCAGCAGAATCTTAGTAGATTCACTAGGACTGCAACTGATGGAAAACACCCCGACACAGTGTCATTTATTGAGACTTTGTTTCATTACAGTATTCAGTCTGTGTAAAATGGAATATTCCTACCATTAGCAGTTCTGTCTCATTTAGTAAATACAGCAAATGCATAACAATTACAATACAGTAGTATTGATGAAGTGGACATTAGTTAAAAGCATGCAAACAGCAAGCTATGGGCAAGTCTAACCCTATCCAAGGAAATCATATGTCTTGTTTAGCCTTTGAGCTATAGTATTTTAAGAAATGCCATATCACCACCACTTTATCCTGCTAAAAGTTTCAGGACTCCCCCCTTCGCTCCAGTCAGACAAGTTTGCGACAGGTCAAAGAGTGCAATGCAATCCAGAGATCCTTTATTTGGTTAGACGTACTGATGAAGATGACCGAGAATGCAATATAGCATGTCATTGcccttcattatttttttgaaaCTACTTCTTGTCTTTTGCTTGGTATTTTACTTGCATGTAAGACATAGTAATTGCTTTGTATTATGGTGTATggagatttgtttttctgataCCGTCAGAAATTGTTTAACATCCTTTTGTTTGTACAATATCATCAAATCACAAGACATTTTTCTGGGGTCAGCAACACTCGCGGGATCATGACTTCTATAACTGACTAACTCTATATAAGCAGACAAAGCTGCTAAAGCTAAATTATGTTAAGATAAGTTGGCAAtgtatcacatttttttctttttgttactATACACAAACTGTGCTCAAAACAAAGTTGATTTTTGATGCATTCACTTTGATTAACTTACCAACCAACTTAAAACAGACTCTGTACCAGTCTTGTCAGCAACACTGAACCAGATATTCAGGCTATCCTACTTGAAAAAGCCTGGGCTGGAGCATTATCAGCCACTGGTACAATAATTGGGTGCAAAGTGTTCTcgcatttttcatttttgaccaGTAGTGGGCAGTCTTGAATCAACTACCCATTCAAGACCCTGATATCCATCCTCAGGAAGTGATGAAATTCTAAAATGTTTTAAGTCCTTGGACCACACAAAATTGTCCCCCTCTCTATAGTGATATACTGCATTAATACGAAACTCCTAAAGTCATAAACttaaaaacatctgttaatCTCATACACTTTATTTCAAGTATACTTACATACTTACTCCATAGTATGATAAAATGtagataaaatttaaatatgtatttaaatatatcaaactgcttttgatttttccatttcttcttctaaaATAAATCCAACAAGGCTAACTGTTTAAGGCAGCTTTTTGGCAGAAGAATCCTAAGGTGTACCAAAATTCTTTTTTGAAGGTGCAGGAAAGTATCATTACTGTACCATCAAGAATCgaaatgatttaattttcaaattttttgtcactcataaagaaaatgaatgagaaacatCATTGCTTACAGTAAGTGGTGTCAATTATTATGATGTTGAGCGAATCCTCATATATAACAAGAAAATGGCACCAATATCCTAAACTAAATCGATAGaagtttaaatacaaaatggTCAGTAAAATTAGCAAAAGTATAAGCTTTGGAATCCGACTGTATAAGGAATGCAGGGAGCAGCTTTCATAAAACATTCCACACAATGCCATCATTCATCACCATTTTAGGTGAACATTGTTGTAAGCGACATCTGgtgaaaaatacattaacaacaataacatcaCCTGCTAAACACAGCATCTTTGCAGCCCATCCAGCAAATCACCACATCGATGCATCTTGGTTGCATTTCTGCATTAGAATTTCCACTGATTCACAAAAGTCACTTGGGGAGTGAGAGTGAGTGGTGTGTCTGTGgtactttttaaattattgtttagGGCCATTAGTCTCAGGTTTCATCCCAAGCTGCTCCGGCCTCTCCGCCTGTCTGACCAAGCTGGGGCTGAGGCCCCTGAGTGCTGCAGAGGGCAACCGGGAAACCCCATTCACTGTCAGTGCTCCACTGTCTATTGGGCAGATATAGTCCGCAGAGTCATCaggttttctctttctcaggtGACTGAATTGGGTGAAGCCCAACTTCTTtggctgaaaacacacaaaagtccAACccattaataaatcattttaattttgtgctGTAAAAACCACAGAACATTTTGATTGTTACAATGTGTTCTTACCTTGACTTTAGCAGTGGTAGTGAGGGGAACGTGACCTGTGGCATTGCCATACTCGCGCTTCTCCTGTGTGGCCTGAGGCCCCACCAGGGCAGAGAAGGCCGTGGCGAGGTGGCGCCGGAGCAAAGTCTTCTGGGGAGGAATATTTAACAGCAGGGCCAAAGTCTCTGAGCTGAACCGTGGCTCCAGGATCTATGGAAGTTGACAGCAACAAATTTAGGTCTCCAGGCACATAACGTAAGTATGTGATGCCACTGTGCCCTGTTAAATTTGCACCAAAGCTCAAAATTTACAGTACTTACAATCAGCCCACCATGAACACCGCTGCCCCGTAGATTAGGCGCATACTCAGCTAGATCGACTGCTCTTAGCCACTCCATCACACGATGGTTAGACCACTGCACCACCTCTGAGGGAGAGGGTTGTTTCTGCAGAAAGttgaaaataatattatttgGCATTATACCCATTTCTATCTCACTCATAACCGACTGACCCTCCTCCTAAACACACTTCTTAAACAGCACTAGTACTTTAGACACAATTGtatgaaaggaaaaatgttCTGTTACTGGGAGCATTCAACGTCTGTCTATCACCATCTTGTGGACAACTGATGTGATTACACCTGTTCATCATCTAAGAGCAGTAGCTcagtaaaacacaaaccacaattTCATCTTCCACCCACTCCTTTCCACCTTGGCTTACCTCCTCCCCTGGCCTACGTCGAAGACAGTGGGGGTTGAACTTGTTGACATGAAGAACATGAATGGCACATTTAATACTGAGATGATGAAGCTGGCTGGTGACCTTTAGAGTCAAGAGGTCATTCTGGGTGAACAGCAGAAGAACATAAGTGAACTTACAAATTCCTaacagtgttttatgtttgaaatttaaataaatgtatttgcagGCATCTTTCTAGAAAATGTAGCAGTACGTGAAAGATTAAGTCTTACCACTGTGAGGTATTGTATCATTCGACCATCTACTCGGGCCTCATGGAACTGGTCTTTATACTGAGGCAAACCAATATCATCCAACCAGCCTATAAGGgtgaaaatcaatcaatcattaatTCACTTCACTCACTAAACATTTTAATTCTAAGATAAGCTCCACGAGCAGTCAGCTGTCAAAACACAATCCCTGTAACGGCTCAGTTGAGATACAGTTGCTGGTTTTGAATGCTgtatatatttgcatttttttaatatatttacattttgatcttacacattacatttctttgtttggtttgtggCATGAGAAGTCAGACTTTCTATTTGGACATCTGATTCAAATGAGAACGAGAAAGAGTCTTACGGGTGACCCAAATGTGGTCCAGCTCTGACGATTTCTCTACAACTTTAGTGGTGAATGCCCTCAGAGCAAGCTGCAGCTTCTTCCTGTGCAGTGGATTCTTCATACCCATCTCCTGAGGTCAGAAAGGACTGTTTGTCATGATAGAACTAAACATTGAGGTAAATCTTTGGTGGTTTACCCACACACCACGCAATTTAATTCACCCTGATAAACTCTTTTAAGTTTATCTGAACATTAGgatgtaaatatatatcaataATTTTGATTTATACTATGTATTATTACTGAGCCCTAAATTTAAGATATTTAGTTGTTTAGTTTGAAGTGACATCAACCgtcctgttttattctgacCTTCTCAAAGTCCTGAGGTGTAGCAGACAGCAGTGTCTGTCCATTTTCAACCCACTGTCTAGAGAGACTGACGTACTGGCCCAGTCCATAGTCCTCTAGCCAGCCACACACCTGCTCCTTGGTCCACTGGCTGAATGGAATATTCAtatcactgacagaaaaaaaagagagaaattagACACGGGActagttcatttattttaattggtAATATAATATTCACAGTAAAATACATAAAGCATACCATACATTCAAAACACAATTTGATATCCTAAGAGAAGTGTCTTCTCATTTTAGCCCTTTAGGAAATGGTGGAGGTGAGAATGAGGTGAGAGAACTTAACCAGATTATTTTAAGGCAGCGGAGTATAAGAGTGACCTCGCTGATAAAAAACCCTTAAAATAGAGTACTGAGAGTACTGTAGGCGAGGTCAGGTAGAGGCACACAGAGCTTTACCGTGCAGGGTCATACGATTCAGGGGTCCTGGTTAGTCTGGGTCCTGCTGTAGCCCGCAGTCCCCCTCTTCTAAACTGACCGCCATCTGGATCTGCTGCTATAAGCCCCCCAGACTGGGTTCTTCGAAGTCTGTATGGACAAGGATAAACTCCTGGCGTTACTTTCACTCTCAGAGTACAAAAGACAGATCTGACACATTCAGTGAACGCATTACTTATCATCTATTTTTTcttgatgaaaataaataataggaTAAAGAAAATCAAGATGGAAAATATTCTTTATCACTGGAACCCAAATAGTAATTCATTACTCAACTCAATAATTCTGTTttaatacacacattttaaagtgtgtttttccactTGTCAAATGTAGTGGCAATATTGTATTACCAGAGGAatagtttattacagtacagtataataTTATTCACATACACCcaatacatacacataaaccACCAACTAATACGCCACACAAACccatacaatatatattatcTATACACAATCTAACATATGTTAAAATGTATACAAGATATGAAACTTATCTATGTTATTAAAAACTGCCAGTCAAAGTTTGTCTACTGGCTGGTGTTTTCTTCTTGGCTTGGTACTGATAATCTGTGCTGACATACTGTTGAGGTATTAATCTATTTTACAACACTCACTTTCCCCAGAGTCTCTTGAAGCTCCTGTTATTCTTCATGTATTCTGGTGAGCCCACAGCTCGTTGGCCAGGCTGTGTATTTGCCCCAGAATGAACAGGGGAATTATCACTTGAAGTGCTGTCATCAATTTTCTCCAACTTTCCTTTAAGAGTTACAAAAAACATAGTCAGTGTAATACTACTGAGTACAAATTTGATTCAAATCATTTGAGTGTACTGTGAAGGGCTACTTAGATATTGCAACATTTTATAGATGCATTTGATTAGTTAAAAATCGCAGTTTACCCATAATAATTTGAGTAGTCAAAAGCCCCACAATAATGTTGCCAAAAAAGCATTTCAGTAATGATGCCTTTGAAAAGATCTGGTCtgtttaaatttgtatttttctgtagTTGTGAATTGTTGGAGACACAATCTTGATGACTGAGTAAAAAGCAGCCAAAAACTAAACAGCACATTAGGAGCTAAGTGGTGCATGTGTGGTGGTCTGGATTTTCACAATGCTCTATTCAGGAGAGGGAGCACAGGTTACAGACCATTGAGCTCAGCAAATAAGTCATCAGTTAATGTCCCATGAAAAAGACTGGGTTTAAGCTAAAATTTACAAGGTGTGATCTTTATGATATAGGCTGCAGTCAGTCTCTACTCTGCAGCAGAACTTGGCAGAGAGAAATCAGGGTGGGGCTCAAGTTAAAACCGGTCAGTGAAGCTGAGGAAGGGTGGAGCTGGGATGAATGTGGTCAATCAGCAAGCGGGAGGGTGTGTTTGGTGAGAAAGTCTAACCCATGATCCATCAGCTCTGTCAGGAGACTCTGCAATTAGTTGTGATCAAAGGTGTAATGGTCGTCTGGTCAAAGGAGAGTGGTTTGCTTCAAATATGAATCCTGCCTTTGCTCATTGGAATTACTGCCCTCACGACTACCCCACAGAAAAAGGAAGTCTGATCCTATATCGAGGATTATTACTGTACACTATCAATCATGTCATAAATTACAGCCTGAGTTAATATGTCTGGATTTACTTTGGCTGGAGTCTCCATCTTCGCTCCCATCTGGAGACCTTTGGCTCTggatttcactgctgctgcctccaaTCCCGTTTTGCTCTGACAGAGAGGAATTCACAGGCAGCGTCTGACTTCTGGTGTCACCCAGAGCACTCTGGATAAACCACACAGATATGAATACAAAAGGCAAGGAAaatcagaaaattaattgtaattgtatAGCAGTCATACAAATTGTGAATTCTGTCACACATCAATCATGTAAGACACCATACAGTCACttgcatgtactgtaaaaaaaaaaaaaaaaaagtaaagtctTGGCATATTAGATTTGAAAGTACCTTTTGTGAAGGTCCATTTGTTAGGTCATTCATGCTACTTGATAGAATCTGTGGTTCTGTTCTGAGAAGATAAAAGCGCGAACATCTCAGTCAAATCCAACTGATAGACATTGGCATGAGTCATTGATGAATAGCTGCTTCGCTACCTGGAATCACTGTCCTTCTGGACTGATATAAGTGATGTTTGTTGGGAGGAAGAGCTGTTTGTGGAAACCTGCGATGGGTAAAAATTAAAGTTAGAAGAgctaaaatgacaaacaaacaaacttcaaCTTGTATGACACCAGTTAAAAGTTTTTCGACCCACTTCAGACTTTACATCCTCAGATTTTGCACTGGCAGAGTCAGTATTCTTCATTTGCccctgctcttcttcctcactgCTGCTTGAAGGAGTCCTTCCATTTGGCAATGAATGAACAGCAGGTGGTGCTACAGTAacaaagaaagattttttttttccctcaactCAAGCAGTGGCACATACTTCTGTCAAGGAAGGAAGTGTGGTGGCTTTCATTAAGCTCAAATGTTGTTGCTAAGATAATACAAATATTTCAAAGGAAGCACAAGGAGTGAAAAGGCTGATTACCTTGCCTTGTGGTGCTGGTGACCTCTCTGAATTGCCTGCACTGATTCAGGAGTAGAGTGAGCTCTTCAATACGCCGGTCCTACAGAAAACAGAGTAAGGGAGGTTCAAGGTCCACAAAACCCAATTAAGATGTTTATCTAAGGTTAAGAAACACATATAGACTATCTGCTTCGCCCTGTTACTGGCCAATATGCCACACAAGCATCCCTCTTTCACCATATGGCCTTTACATCAATGTAGTGGATAGGGTGGGGATTGACACGGGCCTGGATGGAAATCTTTGTGTTGTGGTAACCAGCTGCGcggagtgtgtgttttttgaagTGGTGCCCATGCCTGGTTTCGCCATGGTTCTCTTAATACAGCTCACTCCAAAATTAGGCTTGGCAGATCGAGGCCTACTTAAGTGTGGCTTTGCCTGAAATGGCTCGCCTTGgggtgtgtgtacgtgtgtgtcttCACTAGTGTGCCACATGTAGGGCTGTGTCTGTAAGTCTTTAAAGTCCAAGATTCTCTGGGAGGGAGAATACAAAAGTCCTTCTGTACTATAAATGGTTGGAGGGTGGCGCCTCTAAGAAATGACAACATCTAAAAACAGTTACCTTCTGACCTTGcaaacagcagtgatgatgGCACTTGTATATACATGCCAGTAAGACACTTTACCTTGTAGTAAACAACACACATGCTGTTCTATACTGTTTAATCACATACAGCTGTGCTCCCCAGAAACAGAAAGAATCGGTTTTCAGATTCCTGGTAACTTACCTTTTCATCGTTGGCAGCAACCAGTGATTTCATTCCACTCTTAAGCCTCTGCAGTTCCTGATCTATAAAGAGAAACCCCATACTGATTATTAATAGGCAGCTACTTGTgttatataaattattattctgTATAGACACATTTAACTGCATATGGTTATttagaaagaaaggaaaggcaAAAATACATTCTAACAAGTTGtaatatttattccttactagAGTGACATCCAAACcatatatttttagattcatgAAAGCCTTTTTTATCCACCAATCATAGCTTTAGCCATGTCAGCTTTTACATATTTGGGCCAACAGTCCATAGACACTTCCTTTGTAACAAGTGCAGGCATACAGGCAGGATTGCCAGTGAGTGAAAGTGATTATACTAAGCAAATACCCCAGAGaagtgtttttctgtgacaGACAAAATTAAGAACAAACAAGAGATTATGCTTTCAGGAATCCATAAAGACAACCAAGAAGCCAAAGGGAAGAGAGATAGTGCATCAAGTAAGTAAACCAGGTGGTGTTTGACAAATCTGCCCctaagagaaaaaataatagaataaagaGATGTGTGGAGAAAGgatataaatgaaaaatcacaTGTAGACATGGCCCATGGgttcaaaatcattttcatgaaaTACTGTTTGGGCTTACATTTGGCATTTAGCCTCTTCCTGTACATCtactctgagagagagagacagagacccATGTTGAGACAGTTTATTAAGGGCCAAGACAGAGTTTTCCCACAGCTGTTACTACAAGTTAATGAATGCAAATAGGAGTCATTAACTGTGTCACCTATGAGGCTGGGTAGCTCAGACAGTGAGAGGCTGTTGTTGGCAGGTGGGTCGAGGCCTTGAAGCTGGGTGCTGTGCTTACCTCTCTCTGAGCTCTCGGTGGATAGAGAGGGTCTGGCCAGCAGCTGAGTGTGCAAGCTCTCGATCTCAGCGTTCTTACTGAGCAAAAGCTGCTGAAGGCTGCTGATCTCTGCCTGTGGGTGCCACACATGAGGAATCTTAGCAGACAGGACATGCAGTTCTACGCAAAGGTACTGTATATGCCAACtctatttaaacacatgcacagctAGAGGcactttcacattcacaaaaaacagGACAAGTAAAGGCATCTTAATTTAAAGTGTCAGCACATGTCCTCATTTGACACCCAAACTGGGTAAGATCCCCCACATAATACCTACATGTAAAACACCCACAACAAAGCACGCTAATGTTACTCTGAATTTTAGAGAACCAAAATATTAGGCCACTTTATAGACTTTATAGTTTGTTTGGATGTAAGTTACAGAGTATAAGGAAAAAACAGATGGTAATAAAGTTAGGTTCATGCTGATCTATTTGCCAGTGTTCTGTCTGTGAAGAAGAAAGTGTAAGAAAAATACACTTCTTGCTTTATGCACCACATCATACCCCTATTTTTACTTTATCAAAGCATTACTCCCCACTGATTTGTTTAAAAAGGTATAATAGGATACATAAACTCACacataaaagcttttttatatttctaattttcttCTATTAAGCTTTTCCTAGCTTGATATAAAGAATATCTGTCTAACCACCTTctatgaaactgaaaataacaagtAAGATATTTCTGTGAGATGTaccatttgttcattttaaaatttggGGTAAACATCCATTAGATAGAACAATGCCAAAAGGGTATTTTATGAACtgctaaaaactaaaaataaagaatttcaGATGGTAATATGACTTTGAATTGTACAGTATTCACATACACTGCACAACAAATCAGGTCGACCTCCTTTGAGAACTACCAAAATGGTCGAGGTTGTGCCTGACCAGGCGACACCTACAGGGGTTAGTTTGTTAAAAGTGAATCAGCAGATGTATCTTTTGAAATGGTAGAAGTATAACAGAACAAGGAAATATggtataatattatattatcgCATATAATCTAATACACAGACAACTATTGTAGTGgaagggaaagaggaaggaagactgagagagaaatgatgaaataataatatcttaaaaataaataataatattgtaaaagATGACGAGATACTCAAGAAAGTTTGAGAAGTTAATGCCATGGGATCATGCCAAAGTATACAAGAATGACATTAAAAAAGGACTAAGCCattattaactttatttctACAGTCCTTTAAAATAGAAGGTAAATAGCTCTCAGACTTCTTAAGAAAACATAGGTGTCCATGAATGAGAGtgtgcaaaagaaaatgactcACTTAGCTGGCTGGAACATCGCATTGGACAGCATTTAGGAAAGTTGAGTGGACAGTTAGCAGTGGAATTTGGGCACTGGTGGTATATTTCAAAGTCTAGACACCATGAAAATCCAAACTTTCTTTTACCTTTGTTGCTTTGAGTTTCTTCTCATACTGTAACTTCTCATCCTCCAGGTGCTCCACTTTGTCCTTAAGAATCCTGAGCTCCTTAATTAAGCCCTGAAACAGAACATGTGAGGAAGATATGCCTCTTAATTTCAGCTGCAAGCCTTAAAGAAACTTTGTCACTCCAATAGCAGGAATAAATAATCAGGTGATGTTAGTAAGCCTGCATATTGTAGCACACAATATCAAATTACATGAAATGCACCTAGAGGTATTAGCtatgtcacacactgatgcataacaGATTGACCAAGTTGCATAGTGACATGGAGCACTGCTGAGGATACTTGGTGAATCCATGTTTCATTTGCATCTGAACCGAAGGATTGCACACACCAATTTAAGACAACCCATGCTGTACACAACATTAGAAGTCACTCAGGCAAGCTGTGCCTACACTTTCTCCTCTACAGTGGTACTGCTGCTCTGCATCTGAGCTACCCTCTTCCAGGCTTTGTGTGTTGCCATCAGACGCGTCTGGAGCCTCTTCTAGTATTTGTATCACCCCGGAGGTTCTGTCACAGGACGGCCCGGGGTTTGAGCCCTTGTCCTCTGTGGGGTCGTTGCAGCACTCCGCGAAAAAGCTGCTGTCAGCCGGGATCTCCATGGCCTTTTTCTCCTGGATCTTGCTATTGATCTCCTTCTGAAACCTACACATCTGCTCTTGCAGCTCACTAATGAAATTCACTACAGTCTGACAGATGCAGTGGGGGAGAGAGAATTGAGAGAAATGTttagaaagagaagaggaaacactgtaGAGAAGGTGTATACGTCTGTATTTGTGAGTGAATGCATCATTGCAGAAATTATCTTTCAATCCAGTTTTCCCTCTACATTATTTCTAGGTAATCTGATATTCTACATTCAGAGAAAGTGTAGATAAGACCTTGAGCCTGAATATTTAATATGATAGTTAGCCTGTGTTAGAAATACAGATCCTTGGCCGGTcccacatacagacacacagggcCAGTTCTTACCTAGTTTATAGGTATGGGACAATATACGATTTTATCACTCGTGGTGATGCAAAGCACTCACAATAAATTGATCGTGGTGAATTTATCATCGGAAAAATTGTGAAGGGTGATAATCTAGCTGGCCAACATGCAGTCCTATATTGATTTATTTCGAATTGCCACAAGGGGGCGCCTCCATATTTCCAGTCAAATCCAAAATGCTAAGCCAGCGACCATGGCTAAAGACACGGCTTCCCGTATCCCCCACGACAGAAAGTTAAATCGGATGTGCTTGAAATATTCTGGATTCCAAAACCATGAACGACAGGAAAATGAGAGGCCCACCTGCAGAACCTGTCGGAGGAAAGTGTCTGTCTGCCCATCGGTTCAACACCTCCAATTTAAACTCCCATGTCCGTGATAACCATTTAGCTCTGTTCGCCGAACTCCAGGTACAATTAACTTAGCGTTACTGTAAATTACACTTACGTAACGTGACGTACTTAAGTGTTGGTTATGTCATACTAACGTTGACGTTTCGTTACGTTATGATGCTGTGTGTTGTGAACGTTATATAACGTTTTGGTCACCATTGAATTAAGCTAATGTTGTCTAAGTAATGTTAGCTATGTTAGCTAAATAGctcatttgtgtcatttttttttttacctctaaTTCGATTTTTATCATAACATTAATTTGGCAGCAGTCCATAAGAAATAAGaattacaatttattttatttgacagaaAATCTCGTTGCATGTAGCCTACATGTAACACTGCTGTGCAAGTATTTATCAATCGCAACAGCAGAATATGTAAGTTTATCATTTAATAGGCTGTATGCATGTAGAAATGACCATTACAGCATTTCCACTTCAAGTCCTCTCTATTGCTctcatagaaaaaaagaaaatgtgttgatgtAATTTTCATCATTATCAAGATATATTATCttgataataatgaaaatgaaaatgaactgcaATTATTTTGGCCAGGAGAATAGTGACATTAAGTTCTTATTTTGTCCCTTGCCTATTCCAGAAACacagtctgttttgtttttattcatgaacCTGAACTTCCATAACATGCATATCCAGTTTATTGAATGGGTGGTTTGAATTGAGAAACTGCAAGAGAGGTGAATAAGTTTGCCATCTTTTAGAGGTGATCATGTTCCTTCAGAAAAAGTGTAAACAGCAGCCAAGTTATGCTCGGACTGTGGACAGAGGAAGTCTCACTTGGGGTCTGGTACAGCGGATATGACAGATGATATGAAGTGCCTCCATGGCTAAATTTAACTATGAGCTTACTGGCTCCACAGCAAGGAGGCTTgcacatgttgtgtgtgtgtgtgtgcaaacatgcATATGTGTGGACATGTTTGTGTAGTAAAGGAAGCACGTGGGAGGCCAGTAAAGTGTTGAAAGCAGATTTTTCCTATTCTCCTTAAGTCCAAGCAGCTTTTGTAGGGAAAGTagattttgtttacataatGAAAGTAGCATTGAGAAATGCTGAAACATATAGCCATTTGTCCTTGCTAAGATGTAGAAATCAACATATTCAattaaatgtcctttttttcttttgctgtcaAATGCTTTCAGAAATATGACTTCCGTTAGGAAGGGGATCATTTTTTTAAGAATGGCGTACTCAACCTTTACCCACCACCAAGAACAAAATTCTCTGGGCTGAAgcctacacacactcatatttgGCCCACCATCCATCATGCCAGCTCCGCTATGCCTGAACTCTCTTAACCTGTGAACACAAAGGCTCTTTGACCAGCAGTGTTTTGACAGTAACTACATACATTACAGTATCCTGTCTAGTAAGAGTGCAGCTTTCCTTGCTTTCCCTTTCTCCAATTCATATGGTCACTAAATGCCCAGGATGTCTGCTGGTAACCCAACACATTGGTCTTAAGCAAATACATGATTCAGtttaaactgacaaaaaaaatgaaaccccttggagactttttttttttcctgtagaGTTTGGCCAG
This window contains:
- the ppfibp2a gene encoding liprin-beta-2 isoform X2, yielding MEYDIDFYKHFAWLRKVNLHSNGNSESYQERLSRLEGDKESLILQVSVLTDQVEAQGVKISDLETSLVDHQHKLNSTEEMLQQELLHRTSLENQKLSLMGEVSYLKLKLADMEGKQGHGAERQHKAETVVNFISELQEQMCRFQKEINSKIQEKKAMEIPADSSFFAECCNDPTEDKGSNPGPSCDRTSGVIQILEEAPDASDGNTQSLEEGSSDAEQQYHCRGESGLIKELRILKDKVEHLEDEKLQYEKKLKATKAEISSLQQLLLSKNAEIESLHTQLLARPSLSTESSERDQELQRLKSGMKSLVAANDEKDRRIEELTLLLNQCRQFREVTSTTRQAPPAVHSLPNGRTPSSSSEEEEQGQMKNTDSASAKSEDVKSEVSTNSSSSQQTSLISVQKDSDSRTEPQILSSSMNDLTNGPSQKSALGDTRSQTLPVNSSLSEQNGIGGSSSEIQSQRSPDGSEDGDSSQRKLEKIDDSTSSDNSPVHSGANTQPGQRAVGSPEYMKNNRSFKRLWGKLRRTQSGGLIAADPDGGQFRRGGLRATAGPRLTRTPESYDPARDMNIPFSQWTKEQVCGWLEDYGLGQYVSLSRQWVENGQTLLSATPQDFEKEMGMKNPLHRKKLQLALRAFTTKVVEKSSELDHIWVTRWLDDIGLPQYKDQFHEARVDGRMIQYLTVNDLLTLKVTSQLHHLSIKCAIHVLHVNKFNPHCLRRRPGEEKQPSPSEVVQWSNHRVMEWLRAVDLAEYAPNLRGSGVHGGLIILEPRFSSETLALLLNIPPQKTLLRRHLATAFSALVGPQATQEKREYGNATGHVPLTTTAKVKPKKLGFTQFSHLRKRKPDDSADYICPIDSGALTVNGVSRLPSAALRGLSPSLVRQAERPEQLGMKPETNGPKQ
- the ppfibp2a gene encoding liprin-beta-2 isoform X1, with the protein product MEYDIDFYKHFAWLRKVNLHSNGNSESYQERLSRLEGDKESLILQVSVLTDQVEAQGVKISDLETSLVDHQHKLNSTEEMLQQELLHRTSLENQKLSLMGEVSYLKLKLADMEGKQGHGAERQHKAETVVNFISELQEQMCRFQKEINSKIQEKKAMEIPADSSFFAECCNDPTEDKGSNPGPSCDRTSGVIQILEEAPDASDGNTQSLEEGSSDAEQQYHCRGESGLIKELRILKDKVEHLEDEKLQYEKKLKATKAEISSLQQLLLSKNAEIESLHTQLLARPSLSTESSERGKHSTQLQGLDPPANNSLSLSELPSLIDQELQRLKSGMKSLVAANDEKDRRIEELTLLLNQCRQFREVTSTTRQAPPAVHSLPNGRTPSSSSEEEEQGQMKNTDSASAKSEDVKSEVSTNSSSSQQTSLISVQKDSDSRTEPQILSSSMNDLTNGPSQKSALGDTRSQTLPVNSSLSEQNGIGGSSSEIQSQRSPDGSEDGDSSQRKLEKIDDSTSSDNSPVHSGANTQPGQRAVGSPEYMKNNRSFKRLWGKLRRTQSGGLIAADPDGGQFRRGGLRATAGPRLTRTPESYDPARDMNIPFSQWTKEQVCGWLEDYGLGQYVSLSRQWVENGQTLLSATPQDFEKEMGMKNPLHRKKLQLALRAFTTKVVEKSSELDHIWVTRWLDDIGLPQYKDQFHEARVDGRMIQYLTVNDLLTLKVTSQLHHLSIKCAIHVLHVNKFNPHCLRRRPGEEKQPSPSEVVQWSNHRVMEWLRAVDLAEYAPNLRGSGVHGGLIILEPRFSSETLALLLNIPPQKTLLRRHLATAFSALVGPQATQEKREYGNATGHVPLTTTAKVKPKKLGFTQFSHLRKRKPDDSADYICPIDSGALTVNGVSRLPSAALRGLSPSLVRQAERPEQLGMKPETNGPKQ